From the genome of Oxyura jamaicensis isolate SHBP4307 breed ruddy duck chromosome 2, BPBGC_Ojam_1.0, whole genome shotgun sequence, one region includes:
- the EZH2 gene encoding histone-lysine N-methyltransferase EZH2 isoform X7: MYSWSPLQQNFMVEDETVLHNIPYMGDEVLDQDGTFIEELIKNYDGKVHGDRGEPKHSECGFINDEIFVELVNALGQYSDDEDDDDGDDNPDERDDKQKDREGNRMEKESHPPRRFPSDKIFEAISSMFPDKGTAEELKEKYKELTEQQLPGALPPECTPNIDGPNAKSVQREQSLHSFHTLFCRRCFKYDCFLHPFHATPNTYKRKNTETALDNKPCGPHCYQHLEGAKEFAAALTAERIKTPPKRPGGRRRGRLPNNTSRPSTPTINVLESKDTDSDREAGTETGGENNDKEEEEKKDETSSSSEANSRCQTPIKMKPNIEPPENVEWSGAEASMFRVLIGTYYDNFCAIARLIGTKTCRQVYEFRVKESSIIAPVPAEDVDTPPRKKKRKHRLWAAHCRKIQLKKDGSSNHVYNYQPCDHPRQPCDSSCPCVIAQNFCEKFCQCSSECQNRFPGCRCKAQCNTKQCPCYLAVRECDPDLCLTCGAADHWDSKNVSCKNCSIQRGSKKHLLLAPSDVAGWGIFIKDPVQKNEFISEYCGEIISQDEADRRGKVYDKYMCSFLFNLNNDFVVDATRKGNKIRFANHSVNPNCYAKVMMVNGDHRIGIFAKRAIQTGEELFFDYRYSQADALKYVGIEREMEIP, translated from the exons GTAGAGGATGAAACTGTTTTACATAACATTCCATATATGGGAGATGAAGTGCTTGACCAGGATGGTACCTTTATTGAAGAGCTTATCAAGAATTATGATGGGAAAGTACATGGAGACAGAGGTGAGCCCAAACACTCAG aatGTGGATTTATCaatgatgaaatatttgttGAGCTGGTCAATGCACTTGGTCAATATAgtgatgatgaagatgatgatgatggagATGACAATCCTGATGAAAGAGATGACAAGCAAAAAGATCGGGAAGGTAACAGGATGG agaaagaaagtcATCCACCTCGGAGGTTTCCTTCTGACAAGATATTTGAAGCCATTTCTTCAATGTTTCCAGACAAGGGTACAGCAGAGGAACTGAAAGAGAA ATACAAAGAACTCActgagcagcagcttccaggAGCTCTTCCTCCTGAATGCACACCAAACATTGATGGACCAAATGCTAAATCTGTTCAGAGGGAGCAAAGCCTACACTCTTTTCACACACTCTTCTGTAGGCGCTGTTTTAAATACGATTGCTTCTTGCATC CATTCCATGCAACTCCTAATACttacaaaagaaagaatacagaaaCAGCATTAGATAATAAGCCTTGTGGACCGCACTGTTATCAACATCTG GAAGGTGCAAAGGAGTTTGCAGCTGCCCTGACTGCTGAGCGTATAAAGACACCACCAAAGCGCCCAGGTGGCCGCCGAAGGGGAAGACTTCCAAACAACACCAGCAGACCCAGCACACCAACAATAAATGTATTGGAATCAAAAGACACAGACAGTGACAGGGAAGCTGGAACTGAAACTGGAGGAGAAAACAAtgataaagaagaagaagaaaagaaagatgaaacatCTAGTTCCTCTG AAGCAAATTCTAGGTGTCAAACACCAATAAAGATGAAGCCAAATATTGAGCCTCCAGAGAATGTGGAATGGAGTGGTGCAGAAGCCTCAATGTTTAGAGTTCTTATTGGCACCTACTATGACAACTTCTGTGCAATTGCTAGACTGATTGGGACCAAAACATGTAGGCAG GTGTATGAGTTTAGAGTAAAGGAATCTAGTATTATTGCTCCAGTCCCTGCTGAAGATGTTGATACTCCtcccagaaagaagaaaaggaaacacag gTTGTGGGCTGCTCATTGCAGAAAGATACAGCTGAAAAAGG aTGGGTCATCAAATCATGTTTACAACTATCAGCCATGTGATCATCCACGTCAGCCTTGTGACAGCTCATGCCCATGTGTAATTGCTCAAAACTTCTGTGAGAAGTTTTGTCAGTGCAGCTCAGAAT GCCAAAACAGGTTTCCTGGATGTCGTTGTAAAGCACAATGCAACACTAAGCAGTGTCCATGTTACTTAGCTGTACGTGAATGTGATCCTGATCTCTGTTTAACATGTGGAGCAGCTGACCACTGGGacagcaaaaatgtttcttgcaaGAACTGCAGCATTCAGAGAGGATCCAAAAAA CACTTGCTGTTGGCACCTTCAGATGTGGCAGGCTGGGGAATATTCATCAAGGATCCTGTACAGAAGAATGAATTCATCTCTGAATACTGTGGTGAG ATTATTTCTCAGGATGAGgcagacagaagaggaaaagtatATGACAAGTACATGTGCAGCTTTCTGTTTAACTTGAATAATG attttgTGGTTGATGCAACACGCAAGGGCAACAAGATTAGATTTGCAAACCATTCGGTAAATCCCAACTGCTATGCAAAAG ttATGATGGTTAATGGTGATCACAGAATAGGAATATTTGCTAAAAGAGCCATTCAGACTGGTGAAGAACTGTTCTTTGACTACAG atatagCCAAGCTGATGCCCTTAAATATGTGGGCatagaaagagaaatggaaatccCTTGA